In Candidatus Neomarinimicrobiota bacterium, the genomic stretch TAATATGTGGTTTTTTGGGCGTATTGATACCAACTGTATTCTATCATGAACTAACGGTAAAAGGTGGAGGGTTAATGGCAGGAGCTTTATCCGGTCTTTTTCTGGAAAAATCTTGGGGAAATTTTCGCATGTCGACGATTCTTTGGAAGCAGATTGCAAAAGCTATAATTGGGATGGCGGTAGCCGTGGTACTTTATTCCGGATTTAAATTTACCTTTCCGGCGACAGATTTATTCAATTGGGTAATGTTTTTATGTATTGGATTGTGGATCGGCCTAGGTGCGCCGTGGACTTTTTCGCGATTGCGTATTTAGGAATTCGAACCCGAATCCACAAGATCAGCCCGGCGTTTTACCAGTTGAACTAATTCGTGGTTCTCAACTGTAGGCAGAAGGTCAAAACATAATTCTGCCTCTGTAATTGCATAGTTCCACCACCCTTTTTTTGTGTACATAAGAGCAAGGTTATGGTGAGCTTGTGAAAGCAATGTTATTTCTTCGCGAGATAGATCTCTCGGATTTTCCGGATAAAGTCGGGCAGCTTCCCGATATTCAAGAATAGCCTCGTCCACCAATCCTTTTTGAGCGTACCAATTTCCAAGCTGAATATGTTGATAGGGATCATCTTTGCATGCGCTAAGCCAAAGCGCAGCAACAAAAATAAATATAAATCTGGGTTGAATGTTTTTCATACCTAAGTTGATCAAAGTTGGGGTTTTAGAGTTACAAAAGGCAAGAGAAAATTCATTTATTAGCTAATCATCGATATCGGAGCATCGGGGTGTGTATTTAGAGGTTCTTTTACATAAAATATCAAAAGACAAACTCCAAATCCAATGAAGACCACGATGGATGTAAAAATAACATCTGCGCCAACGATGGGTATAAAATATCCAGCAAGTACAATCGCTAAGATGGTGAAAGGCATAAGGAATGTGTCAATAATTGCCATATACATTTTTGAATCACGATTTCCCGCAAATTCGTAAACCATGTTCATTGCTGAGGGCATAAACCCTCCTTGTCCAATGCCAAGAAAAATAAAAATAGCATAAACTCCAAACATCGATTCTACAAAAAGAGCGGTCAGCGCTGCGAGCATGTATGAGATTAATGAAAAGGCAAGTGAAATTTTATGTCCAAATTTATCACCCACTTTTCCTGCTAAAAAGCTCGCTAGCCCGGATGTTACAACTGCAAGTATGGTAAAAATTCCGGCTTCACTAATGTTAAACCCAAATTTTTGCTGAGCATGAACAGCATACATGGACATTCCCGGGAAATGTGCAGTAATAAAAATTCTGCTTAAAAGATATCTTCGAAAATTTTTTTGGTGTATTAAAATAGATTGCGTTTGTTGCCAGAATTCCTGAATGGTAATATGAGATCGTTGTGTAGATGTTTCGCTTAAGTGATACCACAAAAAAAGTGAAGTTCCACCCGTTAGAGATAAAAACATTAAAAGCAGGCCCCACCCAAAATTATTTGGGAATGGGGCCGAACTGTTTAAAAGTATTTTCACAATGATTCCACCAACAAATCCTCCAACACTATTAAATGCGAATGAAATTCCTAGGAATCGCCCCCGCGTTTTTCTAGGATTTACATAAGAAATAAATTCTGTCCAAATGGGGATGATGAATCCTAATGCCAATCCATAAAGAATAAAGCAGGTATAATAAAATATCCAAGCATTTGAGCCAGAGGGCCCCAAGAATGCAAAGACAAATCCTGCAATAAAAATCGGCGGTAGAGCAAGAATGTGTGAACTAATAATTGCTTTTTTGTGCTTGCGGATATTTCTCCCTATCAAAGCAGATAAAAATTGAGGGATAGCGATCAGAATACTAAAAAGTCCTGCAACAGATATAACAATACTGTCCGGAGCCCCCAATGATTTTAAAAATAATGGCACAATGGCGTAAGTAGTATTGAAGGCAATTCCAAATCCCCAACTGAATTCGTGACCGCAGTTTAGTATTAGATTTGTTTTTAATTGTTTGGGTGAAAGATCAGTCAAGAGATTTTCGCGGTTCACGAGTCAATGTTATGATGGCTGTTAAAAGGAGTACCGCTCCTGCCAATTGTGCTGGGTCGAGCATCCTCCCTCGATAAAACCAATCAATAAATACAGCTGATAATGGCCAAAATAATTCATAAATGGTTGTATGTGATGCAGGGAGTTGTTTTAATCCGTAATAATAAATAAATAAAGCAACCGACCCCGTGGATATAACGATTAAAAATAATGTTTTCCAGTGATCCAGATTTAAGGAAAAAATATCCCCCGAACTTTGGGTAAAGCCAAAGATTGCTACTGTTAATATGGCAGTAAGTGTAAGCCTAAGTGCAGTAACGGTTGTAAAGGGTAAAGATGTTAATGCATGCTTTCCAAGGACTGTGGAACTCCCCCAACTAAAAGCTGCAAGAAGGGACAACAAGACAGCAATAAATGTTTTTTCATCTGTAAACACGATAGGCCCAATACCAAACGTAACAAGATACCCACCTAAAAAAGCAAGTGATGCAAGCAAGATGAATTGCTTTGTAAGTTTTTCTTTCAACACGACAGATGCTAATAAAATAGCAAAAATGGGCTGAAATTTTTGGAGAAGAACGACTACAGAAAGATCGATAAAATCCACATAACTTAATGCTTTGGTGTAAAAAAAAGTCCCCAAAACACCGCCACAAATACTAATCCATAAAATAGATCCCCAAGTTCGTTGGTTTAGTGATTTTATTTCATTCCAGCCACGAATTAAAAAAGGTAAAAACAAAAGAGCGCCGATTACATGTTCGCACATCACAATCAATAGCGAGGAAACATCAGACAAGTTTTGTCTGAGGATACCATCCAAACTCCAAAGGAAAGCGGCGAAAAGAATCGCGGCTGGCGGAAGATATTTTTTCATTATCCTATTTGGGATTATGCTACGCCGCCACGACCGGATATGTGAGACATGTCAATCCCAAAAGAATTTACAGCAGAATCCCACTGGTCGTTTACGGGTGTATTAAAAATATAATCGGATGTTGCGGATTGCAATAACCAGTCCCCATTTTCTATTTCGCGTTCTAGCTGATTGCTTGCCCAGCCGGCGTGCCCTAACATTAATTTGTAAAGGCTTGGTCCTTTTTTAATTGCTATGTCCTGAAGAATTTCTCTATTGCTCGTCATTGAAAAATCTTTAGAAAGTTTCACTGTTCCATCTGTTTGATAAGTTGTGGGGTGCAATACAATTCCTCTTTCAACCAATACTGGTCCGCCAAAAAATATCTTAGGAATCAATTGTAGAAAATCTTCTTCTTTGGTGAATAGATTTTCGAATAAATCTTGAATCTCGGGCCCTTCAAAAGGTTTATTAATTATCAACCCCATAGTGCCATCTTTATTATGTTCACAAATTAGAATTACAGATCGCCCAAAATAGGGATCCTGCATATGCGGCATGGATATGAGTAGGTGATTTTTTAATGTGCTCACTTCTAAATGTAGGTTAATACATAGATTACTTTCAATTCCATAAATACACTATAACAAAAAAAGTAAATCGCTTTTTGAATCCCTTTAACCAAAGAGTAAATTTACTGATGTCCAAATCGTATTTATTTAGGGAATGATGAAAAAATCAGGAAAAAATATTGTTATTAAGGGTGCCCGCCAGCACAATTTAAAAAATATTGATTTATCAATACCGCGCGATAAACTGGTTGTCATTACCGGTTTATCCGGCTCGGGCAAATCATCATTGGCTTTTGATACTATTTATGCCGAGGGGCAGAGGCGTTATGTAGAATCTCTATCATCCTACGCCCGTCAATTTTTGGGTCTTATGGAAAAACCGGACATGGATCACATAGAAGGCCTTTCTCCAGCTATTTCAATTGAACAGAAATCCACTCAACGAAACCCAAGGTCAACCGTAGGAACCGTAACAGAAATTCACGATTACTTAAGGCTTTTATTTGCACATATAGGAAAACCGAGTTGTTGGATATGTAAGCGCCCAATCCAAAGACAGACGGTCCAACAAATAGTTGATGGTGTTTGCAAGTTTCCCAAAGGAACGGGATTTAATATTTTAGCCCCGGTTGTGCGCGGGCGAAAAGGTGAACATAAAGGTGTATTTGAACAGGTGAGAAAAGAAGGCTTTTTACGAGTCAGGGTTGATGAAAAAATCAAAAAGTTGGAAAGTGCCATTAAGCTTGAAAAAAATAAAAAACATTCGATCGAAGTTGTCGTAGATCGCTTATCGCTGGAAGGCGATTATAAAGACCGCCTAATAGAATCGGTAGAATTGGCACTTAAAATTGGATCCGGTCTTATCATTATTCAAGAGCTCCCTAAAAAGGACCACCTATTTAGCGAACATTTTTCCTGTCCCCATTGCGAAGTATCAATGGAAGAATTATCGCCTAGAATGTTTTCTTTTAATTCGCCTTATGGTGCATGCACGCATTGTGATGGTTTGGGTGCTCATCGAGAAGTAGACCCGGAACTTGTAATCCCGGATAAATCTAAATCTATTATCCAAGGTGCAATAGCACCATTAGGAGAGCAACCGCGAGGGAATTGGTATGGAAGCATTTTGAAAAGTTTGTCAAAACATTATCAGTTTAACTTCACCACGCCGTGGATAAAGCTTGATAAAGATGTACGACATATGTTGTTGTATGGTACTGGAGACAATGTATTTAAAATGAAATATTCGTCCAAACGGTGGACTGGTACGTATAGCGGAGGTTGGGAAGGAGCTGTTCATAACCTCAATCGCCGGTATAATCAAACGCAATCTCATCATATTCAGGAATGGATTGAACAATTCATGAGCTTAAAATCTTGCCCCGAATGCGGCGGTTCTCGCTTGCGCCCGGAGAGCATGGCAGTATATGTTGGCAAGAAAAACTTAGGAGAAATTTCATCTTTATCTATTGTAAAAGCACAACAATATTTTTCTGAGCTTACCCTTTCAAAAACAGAACAAATCATAGCAACCCAGATTCTAAAAGAAGTTCAAAATAGATTAAAATTTCTTGTAAATGTTGGTTTGGAATATTTAACACTAGACAGAGCCGCCGCCACACTTTCTGGCGGAGAGGCTCAACGTATAAGATTGGCAACCCAAATTGGATCCCAATTGGTAGGTGTCCTTTATATTCTTGACGAACCATCCATAGGATTACATCCCAGGGATAATTCTAGGTTATTAAATACGCTTAAAGTTTTACGTGATTTGGGAAATTCAATTCTGGTCGTGGAACACGATAAGGAAACAATGGAAGAATCTGATGTGCTAATTGACCTTGGCCCAGGCGCAGGTGAGCATGGAGGCGAAATTGTATTTTCAGGGCCACCGCATAAAATCTTATCTTGCAAGAAATCAATTACTGGGAAATATTTATCCGGTAAAAAGTCGATTGATATACCGCCACAAAGGAGGAAAGGGAATGGGAAATCGCTAATCCTTAAAGGTGCTCGAGGCAACAATTTAAAAAAAATAACCGCATCGTTTCCACTTGGGAAAGTTATTGCAATTACCGGTGTTTCAGGGAGCGGAAAAAGCACATTAGTGAATGAAACTCTCTTCCCAGTATTAGCTCGGGAATTAAATCGCTCTCGGGCATATCCACTTCCTTATGATTCCATTGATGGATTGATGTATTTGGATAAAGTAATTGATATAGATCAAAAACCTATAGGCAGAACACCACGATCAAATCCTGCTACTTATACAGGTGTGTTTACTTTTATCCGCGACCTATTTTCTCAACTCCCAGACTCAAAAATACGTGGGTATAAGCCCGGTCGCTTCTCGTTTAATGTAAAAGGCGGTCGTTGTGAGTCTTGTTCGGGCGATGGAATTATAAAAATTGAGATGAATTTTTTACCAGATGTTTATGTAACCTGTGAAATTTGTAAGGGTGCACGATACAACAATAAAACTTTGGAAATTCGCTATAAGGGTAAAAATATAGCGGATGTGTTAAATATGTCAGTTGAAAAAGCATTAGATTTTTTTCAACATATTCCTCCTGTTAACAAAAAACTGACCACACTTAACGAGGTTGGGCTCGGTTATATTCGTCTTGGTCAACAGGCAACTACATTGTCCGGAGGCGAAGCACAACGTGTAAAACTTGCTACAGAATTATCTAAAGCCAGCCGAGATCGAACATTATATATTTTAGACGAACCTACAACCGGGCTGCACTTTGAAGATGTCAATATGCTTTTATCAGTACTTCAAAGACTTGTTGATAAGGGAAACTCTGTGATAGTTATTGAACATAACCTAGACGTTATCAAGTCTGCAGATTGGGTTATTGATTTGGGACCAGAGGGCGGCGATGCTGGAGGTGAAATTCTTTTTTCAGGAACACCGGAAAATATAGTTAAAGATAAACGTTCCTATACGGGACAGTTTTTGAATCCGATTATCAACATGAAAAAAGTGAATGGGAAATCATGAAAACGCCCAATGAGCTAAAGCGCGTGTTTCCGCATTGGGAAATCACAAAAGATCTTATTGATCAGTGTATTGATATTATGCTAAACCTTCGGCAAAGCGGGCATCCGGGAGGATCGAGATCTAAAGTGCATGGAATGGTCGTAACATTGCTTTCAGGCGCAATGAGGTGGGATATTCGTGATGCGGGCAAGCGATTTGGAGACAGATTTGTGCTAGTTGCAGGTCACGCAAACCCTGTTGTATATGCA encodes the following:
- a CDS encoding tetratricopeptide repeat protein, which produces MKNIQPRFIFIFVAALWLSACKDDPYQHIQLGNWYAQKGLVDEAILEYREAARLYPENPRDLSREEITLLSQAHHNLALMYTKKGWWNYAITEAELCFDLLPTVENHELVQLVKRRADLVDSGSNS
- a CDS encoding MFS transporter; translated protein: MTDLSPKQLKTNLILNCGHEFSWGFGIAFNTTYAIVPLFLKSLGAPDSIVISVAGLFSILIAIPQFLSALIGRNIRKHKKAIISSHILALPPIFIAGFVFAFLGPSGSNAWIFYYTCFILYGLALGFIIPIWTEFISYVNPRKTRGRFLGISFAFNSVGGFVGGIIVKILLNSSAPFPNNFGWGLLLMFLSLTGGTSLFLWYHLSETSTQRSHITIQEFWQQTQSILIHQKNFRRYLLSRIFITAHFPGMSMYAVHAQQKFGFNISEAGIFTILAVVTSGLASFLAGKVGDKFGHKISLAFSLISYMLAALTALFVESMFGVYAIFIFLGIGQGGFMPSAMNMVYEFAGNRDSKMYMAIIDTFLMPFTILAIVLAGYFIPIVGADVIFTSIVVFIGFGVCLLIFYVKEPLNTHPDAPISMIS
- a CDS encoding DMT family transporter, with amino-acid sequence MKKYLPPAAILFAAFLWSLDGILRQNLSDVSSLLIVMCEHVIGALLFLPFLIRGWNEIKSLNQRTWGSILWISICGGVLGTFFYTKALSYVDFIDLSVVVLLQKFQPIFAILLASVVLKEKLTKQFILLASLAFLGGYLVTFGIGPIVFTDEKTFIAVLLSLLAAFSWGSSTVLGKHALTSLPFTTVTALRLTLTAILTVAIFGFTQSSGDIFSLNLDHWKTLFLIVISTGSVALFIYYYGLKQLPASHTTIYELFWPLSAVFIDWFYRGRMLDPAQLAGAVLLLTAIITLTREPRKSLD
- a CDS encoding YqgE/AlgH family protein — translated: MSTLKNHLLISMPHMQDPYFGRSVILICEHNKDGTMGLIINKPFEGPEIQDLFENLFTKEEDFLQLIPKIFFGGPVLVERGIVLHPTTYQTDGTVKLSKDFSMTSNREILQDIAIKKGPSLYKLMLGHAGWASNQLEREIENGDWLLQSATSDYIFNTPVNDQWDSAVNSFGIDMSHISGRGGVA
- the uvrA gene encoding excinuclease ABC subunit UvrA, with the translated sequence MMKKSGKNIVIKGARQHNLKNIDLSIPRDKLVVITGLSGSGKSSLAFDTIYAEGQRRYVESLSSYARQFLGLMEKPDMDHIEGLSPAISIEQKSTQRNPRSTVGTVTEIHDYLRLLFAHIGKPSCWICKRPIQRQTVQQIVDGVCKFPKGTGFNILAPVVRGRKGEHKGVFEQVRKEGFLRVRVDEKIKKLESAIKLEKNKKHSIEVVVDRLSLEGDYKDRLIESVELALKIGSGLIIIQELPKKDHLFSEHFSCPHCEVSMEELSPRMFSFNSPYGACTHCDGLGAHREVDPELVIPDKSKSIIQGAIAPLGEQPRGNWYGSILKSLSKHYQFNFTTPWIKLDKDVRHMLLYGTGDNVFKMKYSSKRWTGTYSGGWEGAVHNLNRRYNQTQSHHIQEWIEQFMSLKSCPECGGSRLRPESMAVYVGKKNLGEISSLSIVKAQQYFSELTLSKTEQIIATQILKEVQNRLKFLVNVGLEYLTLDRAAATLSGGEAQRIRLATQIGSQLVGVLYILDEPSIGLHPRDNSRLLNTLKVLRDLGNSILVVEHDKETMEESDVLIDLGPGAGEHGGEIVFSGPPHKILSCKKSITGKYLSGKKSIDIPPQRRKGNGKSLILKGARGNNLKKITASFPLGKVIAITGVSGSGKSTLVNETLFPVLARELNRSRAYPLPYDSIDGLMYLDKVIDIDQKPIGRTPRSNPATYTGVFTFIRDLFSQLPDSKIRGYKPGRFSFNVKGGRCESCSGDGIIKIEMNFLPDVYVTCEICKGARYNNKTLEIRYKGKNIADVLNMSVEKALDFFQHIPPVNKKLTTLNEVGLGYIRLGQQATTLSGGEAQRVKLATELSKASRDRTLYILDEPTTGLHFEDVNMLLSVLQRLVDKGNSVIVIEHNLDVIKSADWVIDLGPEGGDAGGEILFSGTPENIVKDKRSYTGQFLNPIINMKKVNGKS